From one Dermacentor andersoni chromosome 1, qqDerAnde1_hic_scaffold, whole genome shotgun sequence genomic stretch:
- the LOC126547611 gene encoding nose resistant to fluoxetine protein 6-like — MVPRIIRQVRLHIFSGLLVLFLACSTPTVKCASIATHSGLPTARQTDIISSLNPIEATTSPGTEEVLSQSQFTSVPRLLPAPTGSTEAARPPPSENGRTATATTSSRATRSTTLNESTGAKTGTSATTSTTGSALDTKPVVPSSTPDSHEPRKSKFIEDFKATIKHIMSTMGSGLARRLLQADISAECSLGVLKFMRAVQELEPWALRLVDSTAKYPNGMLQASTADLGAYDECIETVVHDEYGDVKVRGQYCNVHVSLGDDHSFIGDILPAFLYSHKRAQNFTSYVMDQRLPGLRLGVCFVSSCSAQDLTNIARTLMGNVAKIVVKNCVTNEYEAINATQAWIIGFLAVLAAVIVSATGFELLTENWDKSHKKAFPYRCAVAFSALSNTRLILSVNKDENSETYSYRFMHGIRFLSIFWICLGHSYGTITENITRLVNALHYFERWETLIVTAGYLAVDSFFFFSGFLLYYTLNKQKRNRVVVAVVAIIRRYIRATVPLFFMIMCMYLLPLIATGPNSKEFYNRFYAEIRKHWWDLLFQMRNWRADEEVSTMPHLWYLSADYQFFLVAVVIIQMFKARKWLIAIIFSVLSIVSCGIAAWQIYGTNMTPFLVALANEFGTVMDTLNHYYMLPFYHGVCFFSGCLTFLLVERYGKAKISKMIQASLWCICLFCGLYCLFMKIEWYRSSERASETKRMFYAFTDRIFWSICVAWFVFTCATGRGGIVNRFLSWNGFVPLSRLSFGVYLIHSPFYILMYHIARERVFFSHFTLVSQCFAVMVWSYILSYFLFIACDAPTGHLEKLVFMPERRKEPSRVGVAANGVQHNSNNNAKDLPVGIIEEGPIKNYFSGAVPPSLGGTGLDDGCCVDKSCRL, encoded by the exons ATGGTACCTCGAATCATCCGGCAAGTTAGGCTCCATATATTTAGTGGCCTACTGGTTCTGTTTCTGGCTTGCTCGACGCCCACTGTGAAATGCGCTAGCATAGCTACTCATTCTGGCCTTCCCACTGCTAGACAAACTGATATCATAAGCTCTTTGAATCCAATTGAAGCCACAACTTCTCCAGGAACTGAAGAAGTTTTAAGCCAGTCGCAGTTCACTAGTGTACCGCGACTCTTACCTGCACCGACTGGGTCGACAGAAGCTGCTCGCCCTCCGCCTAGTGAAAATGGACGCACCGCCACAGCGACGACTTCTTCGAGAGCGACGCGGTCAACAACGCTCAATGAGTCGACGGGCGCAAAAACCGGGACATCAGCGACAACTTCCACTACCGGTAGCGCGTTGGATACAAAGCCGGTAGTACCATCTTCGACCCCCGATTCACATGAGCCAAGAAAATCGAAGTTTATCGAAGACTTCAAGGCCACTATCAAGCATATCATGTCCACCATGGGCAGTGGGCTCGCGCGGAGGCTACTGCAAGCTGATATATCGGCGGAATGCAGCCTCGGCGTGCTGAAGTTCATGCGTGCAGTTCAGGAGCTGGAGCCGTGGGCACTGAGAC TGGTTGACTCTACCGCCAAGTACCCGAACGGTATGCTCCAGGCGTCCACAGCCGATTTGGGCGCTTACGACGAGTGCATAGAGACTGTCGTGCACGACGAATACGGGGACGTGAAAGTGCGTGGCCAGTACTGCAACGTCCACGTGTCGCTCGGCGATGACCACTCTTTCATAGGAGACATACTCCCTGCTTTCCTCTACTCACACAAGAGG gcCCAAAACTTCACTTCATACGTCATGGACCAAAGGCTTCCTGGTCTGCGCCTCGGCGTCTGCTTCGTAAGCTCGTGTAGCGCGCAAGACCTCACCAACATCGCCCGCACCC TGATGGGAAACGTGGCAAAAATTGTTGTCAAGAACTGCGTGACAAACGAGTATGAAGCGATAAACGCCACACAAGCCTGGATAAT AGGTTTTTTGGCTGTCCTCGCGGCTGTGATTGTTTCTGCAACAGGCTTTGAGCTACTCACGGAAAACTGGGACAAGAGCCACAAGAAAG CTTTTCCATACAGGTGTGCGGTGGCATTCTCAGCATTGTCAAACACACGGCTCATTTTGAGCGTCAACAAGGACGAAAATTCCGAAACTTACTCGTACCGCTTCATGCACGGCATCCGCTTTCTGAGCATCTTCTGGATTTGCCTTGGCCACTCCTACGGAACAATAACCGAAAACATAA CGAGGCTCGTTAACGCCCTTCACTACTTTGAGCGCTGGGAAACATTGATCGTGACAGCAGGCTACTTGGCTGTGgacagcttcttcttcttcag tGGATTTTTGTTGTACTACACACTTAACAAGCAAAAGCGCAATCGGGTTGTCGTGGCTGTGGTGGCAATCATCAGGAGATACATCAG GGCCACCGTTCCCCTCTTCTTCATGATCATGTGCATGTACCTGCTGCCCCTTATTGCAACGGGACCCAATTCCAAGGAATTCTACAACAGATTCTACGCAGAAATTCGCAAGCACTGGTGGGACTTGTTGTTTCAGATGCGCAACTGGAGGGCAGACGAGGAAGTG TCCACCATGCCACACCTGTGGTACCTATCTGCAGACTACCAGTTCTTCTTGGTGGCGGTAGTGATTATCCAGATGTTTAAAGC GAGGAAGTGGCTCATCGCAATAATTTTCAGTGTTTTATCTATCGTGTCATGCGGAATCGCTGCCTGGCAGATATACGGCACCAACATGACACCGTTCCTTGTGGCTTTGGCAAATGAGTTCGG TACTGTGATGGACACGCTGAACCACTACTATATGCTTCCATTCTACCATGGAGTCTGCTTCTTTTCTGGGTGTTTAACATTCCTCCTCGTTGAGAGATATGGCAAGGCAAAAATATCAAAG ATGATCCAGGCCTCACTGTGGTGCATATGCCTCTTCTGTGGCCTATACTGTCTGTTCATGAAGATCGAGTGGTATCGAAGCAGCGAACGGGCTTCCGAGACGAAGCGAATGTTTTACGCCTTCACCGACCGCATCTTCTGGTCCATCTGTGTGGCATGGTTCGTCTTCACGTGCGCTACTGGCAGAGGAG GAATCGTGAACCGCTTCCTGTCCTGGAATGGGTTCGTGCCACTGAGCCGGCTGTCGTTTGGCGTGTACCTCATCCACTCGCCGTTCTACATACTCATGTACCACATCGCCAGGGAACGTGTTTTCTTCTCGCACTTCACTCTC GTGTCCCAGTGTTTCGCCGTCATGGTTTGGAGCTACATCCTCAGCTACTTTCTCTTCATCGCCTGCGACGCTCCGACGGGACACCTCGAGAAGTTGGTGTTCATGCCCGAGCGGCGAAAGGAACCGTCGCGGGTGGGCGTCGCGGCTAATGGCGTCCAGcataacagcaacaacaacgcCAAGGACTTGCCCGTCGGCATCATCGAGGAGGGCCCGATCAAGAATTATTTCTCCGGAGCAGTGCCCCCTTCTTTAGGAGGAACGGGCCTCGATGACGGATGCTGCGTCGACAAGAGTTGTCGCTTGTGA